The stretch of DNA ATAAGGATCAAGCGTAGCAACACAAGGGTAGGAGGTTGCTTCCAACTGGAAGGAGAGAGTTGATCAGGGAGACGAAGGTCACAGCACTGGCCTGTTTCAAGAATTGGACAGCCAGGAAAAAAGAGGACAGTCACTTGAAGGGGTGAGACGTGGAAAGTGATTTGTTCTGTTCTTAAGATAAAGAAGACCACTTAAATCTATTGTagtcagagattaaaaaaaaaaaaagccctggagAGGTTGAGTGAAGATGCACACATACTTTCAGATGGTAGCAGCGAAAACCCTTCCTGTGGCAGAAATGGCCACAGAATGAAGTTCTAAACCATTTCCTAACCTTGTCATAAAACAAGCCAGGGCTCACGGAGCCATGATCCTGACCAAGTCCACGCAGCAGTTGTCTCCGAGAACAAGGCGATGGGGTGGGGTGCCGGTGGAGGGGGTTCCACTTCTCTGGGGGAAATGTGTGAATTTAGTCCATGTGTCCCAGGGCAGAGGGCGAAAAGCGGTCCTAAAGACAgtctggaaactttttttttttggctgtgctgggtgtttcttgctgctcaggctttttctagttacagcaaacagaggcttctcttgttgtggagcgcggGCCAGGACcagcaggctcagcagttgcccTGAAACACGTGGCATCTTCCTGAACTgggtattgaacccatgtcccctgcattggcagtcggattcttaactactggatgaccagggaaaccccaagacAGTGTAAAGAGTAAAATATCTTCTTTCAAGGTTTAGGGAGATGAGGAAACTTTGATAATAAATCTGGggtggaaaatattaagattttcctTTTGTAAGTACTCTTTGCACAGTCTAACCTTGTAAATACTCTATGTGAGGGTTGGGGCATTTTCACCTGGTTTTTCGAAAAAGAGATAGTTAAGCGCACTTAAGCGTCCGGATGTTATTGTTCTCACTCTACATATGTGAGCTCAACAACCTCCTGGAAAAAGTTAGGTAGGAAGGCAAAAATATTGACAGTGGTTAATGGGCGAGTGCGGGCTTTGACTGCTAGAGGCCTCGGAAGGGTAAACGCGATCACACAGGCAGCGACCAGCCTGCTCCCTCGTCCTGTTCCTTCCCGTCCAGGGGGTGGCCGTGGGCAGGGCTAGGCAGCTGGAACAGAAGAGGGAGCAAAGAGGTGCAGAGAGACTCCGGGTTCCCCGGGCACGCACGCCCTTCCTCTCCGCAGGATGCGCTGGTGCCCACTGTGTCCCCAGCGATTCAGAATCGGTCCCTGGGGCCCACGGCTGCCGCACGGCGGCCCAGTCCTCAGACGCAGAGAAAAGCCCGAGGTTGTTAGCACGTCTCCCTCCGGACAGGAAGCTGGGCTCAGCATCAGCCAGAGAACGCCAGCAGGGATTTGCTCTTCTCCACCCTTGGATAGTGGCTATTCCCTGATACCCAGGGAAGAATTAAGTGCAACGCATAACTCACACTGTATTACACACTCAATCCCAAACAGCTGGGCTGCTGATAAAATCTGAAAAGAAGCGAGAACTGGCTGTCCTCCATCTATGTATAATGTATTCCTAATAAATCTCTCAGTGAAGAGGTATAAAGAGCTCCTATTTCTGCTGCAGCCCAGGGAAGCAGAGCATTCGGCGGGGATCCAGAGTCTCATTAGCAGAGACAGCGAGTATGGGAACTCCAGGGGGACTCGCTCCACGTTTCTATTGGTATCAGCTATTTTTTACCTGAAACGTGCTAGTAATTTTCTTGCTCACAAAATTCACTTTGCCTGAGGACTGATAACTATGCTTTTTCTTAATAGTTACTGAATACCCTCATGTTCTAGAGAATACACAGCAATACAGCGTCGCTTGCcacacttttttttgttgttttttggctTTATTTCTAAAAAGATAAAACAGCAAAACCACTCCCAGAAtgatttattttcaagaaaatggaaataatgaaacATAAAAGAGTAGAGTTGTATAAAATCCTACATTATGTATGAAATACCCACTCTAAAACTTGCTGAGAAGCGTAACTGGTGACAGCCAGGAGTATTCTGTGTGAATAGAAGAACTTTGATTCTGGTGTGGGTCGTAGTGATTAAGGACAAGATCGGCAGTGTCAGAACACAACACTCTCCTCCTAGATTTTGCCTGCAAAGTGCAGCTCCCTGTGAGGAGAACCCTGGGGTCAGAGCCACTCCCCAAGCCAGCCAAGTAACAATGGCTGACCCGGATGGAAACTGCTGACAAAACGGAAGATATTTGTTGAAGATAATTTTTACTTGTTACTACTGAAATACTTTCTCACTATAGTTAGGAAAGTGTCTCTCGTGGTCATTTGGACTTTATAACAGTAAGATCATCTCAGTGTCCAGGAGGGTCCTCACCCTCTTTAAGGAAGAGAAATGCAACATGCACTTGATCATTTAATAGCAATTTTGGCTTATTAAGAGATGATTTCAGAAACAGGGGCATATAACTAATAAGGCTCTTCAGAATGTTTATATGATCTGTTAAGAAATCATTACCACTGACTCATTTTTACAATAGGAAAATAGTATATACAAAAGTGTAAgaagtcagtttaaaaaaaataaattctgccttTCTTAGAATTTAAATGCCTGTCCCAGCATTACTGAGATGGACACAGAGTTGTCTTTTCTTTCAATGCTTGCTTGAataaagcagctgcaccaccatTAAACATTCTCCTATGAGGGACGCTTAAGCAGCCTCAGTTTGTCTCTATTAGGAATATTCTTCAGAAGACATCTTTATTTTTCCAAACATTAGTTTAGTTCTTCAGAATAGATTTCCTGTTGAAAATGaattttctgaaatgaaattACTAGATTAAATGGTGTgaatattttaaagctcttctcaaACATTTTTCTAAGTAGCTTTCCAAAAGGGTATTTATTAATTTACCTTATACCAGTAATGTATGAAGTGATCATTTTACTCCTGGCtgaaaagtggaaagtgaaagtcgctcacctgtgtctgactctctaccaCCCCCTGGactctatacagtccagggaattctcaaggccaggatactggagtgggtagcctttcccttctccaggggattttcccaacccagggatagaaccgtgGTCTTCCACATtgcggcggattctttaccaactgagctatgaacgAGCTGCTAATAAGACTGCATTGCCTTTGTTTGTGTTTATTTCATCCCTTGCAAGCTTGGAAATTTTTGCCAGTATTTGTTGTCAGTATTCTGTGTGTGTACTTGGTTTTTAATTCTCATCTTTTCGGATTATCTGTCCCAGCTCAGTCTCAACACTCACCTCCCCTTTGTTGCTTTGTGTAGGCTCCCATGATTCGTTCAGCTACTGGGTCGACGAAAAGTCCCCAGTGGGGCCTGACCAAACCCCAGCGATCAAACGCCTCGCCAGGATCTCCTTCGTGAAGAAGGTCATGAAGAAATGGTCTGTGACTCAGAACCTGACATTCCGAGAACAGCTGGATGCTGGGATCCGCTACTTTGACCTGCGTGTGTCTTCCAAACCAGGAGACGCCGACCAGGAAATCTACTTCATTCACGgactttttggcatcagggtctGGGATGGGCTGATGGAGATCGACTCGTTCCTCACACAGCACCCCCAAGAGATTGTCTTCCTGGATTTCAACCACTTCTACGCCATGGATGAGGCCCATCACAAACGCCTGATTCTCCGGATCCAGGAGGCCTTTGGAAGCAAGTTGTGCTCAGCCTGCAGCGTGGAGAGCATGACGCTGCAGACGCTGTGGGAGAAGAAGTGCCAGGTAGGAGGGAGCACAGAGAAACTTCCAAGGGCAAGAACGGAGCTCTTCCTGCTTTTTCTGGGCCACCAGCTCTAAGACGTCTCACTCCAGGGCCCTTGGGGTAGAAGGCGTAGAGTGTTTGGGATAATAAAGTCTGGTTCCTGGGCTGTCAGATGGCGCCAAGGGCTCCCCTGGGCACCACTGAACCGGGATTGACACCCGCCAAATAGTTACTCCTTGTTTGGCAACTGGTTGAGCATCTAAGTTGACTTTGAGTGACCTGGCCAGAACCAGCCCAAGGCAGAGCTGTGAAATAGGACCAGCTGGCCATTACCATTTTTCTGTCTCCCATCCAGTCTGTTTTCACCCTCCTCATTCCCCTAAGGGATAATCTGTCCCATGGTGCCTTCAACTCACTGTCAGATCATCCCTGACAAATGTTAATTGATAGGTAGAAGCATCAGCTGACAAAGGCACAGGAAGTGACTCATCTCAGAGGTGTTAACATTTTTAAGGGCGTTTCAGTCCGTGGGGGAGACAGTGTTCCAGAAGGAAAGGCCCAGGGGACCAAGGCTGGAAGAGCACCTCCAAGTCGAGAAGAGCCCCGACTTAGACCCGTGCTGCAGAGACTCAGGGAAAGGGGTGTGGGCCTCAGGCAAACTCTTCTCTGGTCTCAGAGGACAGTGACGGTGGGAGAGGAGAGCTTCAGGAATGGTCAGGCTCCAATATAGactctttgaaaaggaaaaaagaccttTCATTCACAGTTGCTCCCTTACTCACAGATGCATTAACCAAAACATCTTAAAGAGGCAGTTATTTTTGAACTGAGAGAAGagcttttaattaaaaatcaatttaagattactcatttgcaaatatatattGAACACCAAGTATGTGCCAAGCTCCTAACTAAAACACTTGGGttaaatcagtaaataaaacaaagatccTCCCCCTGATGGAGGTTTCATTCAGGTGGCGGGAGATAGATTAGGTAATAAATATGACAAATACAGTCTATAAAGTGTTAGAAAGTCATGGGAGCaatggaaaaagaaaggcaagcaGCGTAAAGGGGAGCCAGGGTTCTGTGGGTTGGAGGGTCGGTCACAGTTTTAAATAGTTTGATCAGAGTAGCCCTCATGGAAAAGATGGCATTTGAGGGAGTTAATCTATTGGGGGAAGAGCTTTCCCAGCAGAGGAACGAACCACAGCAGAGCCCCAAAGCAGGAAGGCGCCCGACATTGTCGAGGAAAAGCAGGAGCCGTGGGGCTGGAAGGCAGGGCCACAGAGGGGTCAGAGAGGTAGCGGGAACCATGAGGGCCTTGAAGGActtggcttttactctgagtgagGGAGGTTCTGGGAGGGTCCCAAGCCCAGGGTGCTGTGGCCTAACGTAGGTTCTGCTGGCATCCCTCCGGTTACTAAGAAGAAGCTTGGAGTAGAGACGGAAGGGAAGTATGGACACCAGACTCTCAGTGGGAAGTGGTCAGATTTTGAATCCAGGAGAAATTAGAGCTAATAGGGTTTCCGCATTGCTGGGACCACGAGGTTTCAAGGATGACTCCCAGACGTGGCCTGGGGAGCGAGAAATGCTAGGCTGCACTGCACACCCCTGACTGGCCCCACAGAGCCTGAGCCTCTGGGTCTACGAGACTAAAGAGTCAACCTCGGTGTCTGTTAGTTAGCTAAGCTATCTTTCTTCACTAAAGCTTTCATAAGTGATATTTTGCCAAACAGTTACCATGCCTCTCCCCCAAACataagggtttttttgttttttttttacctgtttgGACTCACAAGTCTGATTTGGAGAAATTTTTTCCCAGTGGAATCTGGCTCTTACAACGTTAAGTAATACTAGTAACAAGAGCAATAATAACATTTATGGGATTTTACAGTGTGCTAAGTAGAGGGATTACCTCGTTAAATTCTCTCACCAACATAGGTTGATATAGGTTGTCATTAtgatccttattttacagatttgAAAACTGAGGCTTTCCCAGGAGAACATTGTTGGCTAGTGGCAAGACTCCCCAGAGTTCCCACAGTTCTCCATGCTTTCTCAGGGCTGTTCACACATCGTGGTGATTTTCACAGCCAGAGTCATAGATTATGCTAGCAAAAACACTTTGGCTTTATTTATAAGCCTCTATTATCAtaggttggagaaggcaatggcaccccactccagtgctcttgcctggaaaatcccatggacggaggagcctggtgggctgcagtccatggggtcgctaagagttggactcgactgagcgacttcactttcacttttcactttcatgcattggagaaggaaatgacaacccactccagtgttcttgcctggagaatcccagggatggggagcctggtgggctgccatctatggggttgcacagagtcggacacgactgaagcgacttagcagcagcagcagcattatcaTAGGTTTTCAGAGGGTTAGCTGAATGGGAGACAGGGAAGATCTGTGAATGGGCCTTTGAATATGAGGATTTGGGTAAGGTTGAATTTTGAGCTAAGTTGGTAAACAGgttatagttttataattttgtacACAGGCTGCCATATTGCATACTAGATCATTTAGAAATTTGCAAGAGAAACAGGTAATTTCAGGAGTAACGAATCATGTGGGCCGTGAATTTCTAGCAGAGAGTAAAGCTCTGTTATAGTTTTAAGTGTGGACTAGTCTATATCTTTCAACAACCAACACCCCTAAAATTATGACAGAAAGAGACTGTGATGACATGTCAGAAAAAGGGCTCATGGCATCAACTTGAATTTCAGGGCTTCCTTGTTCCACTTTCTTTCCCAGCGATTTCCCTGCCATGCCTCTTAAAAGCTGAACAGAGAGATCTCCAGCAGAGCGTCAGCCACGCTGGTGGTTAAACTTTAAATATTCATTATGTAATGAGCTGCCTTGCATGTAACTCCCAGAGTATTTTATTACCATAATTTAATGGCAAGAAGTGTACAACCATTCAGTCACATTTCATTTACTCCATATGCAATTACATCCCAGCTCACAGGTATGTGCTGGTACATTAGTGGCTATGGGTTTTGAGGGTACAGTGAATGAAAAGATTTCATCTACAACTTGGCAGTATTTAGAATCTTAAGGAGAAGGTAAGAAGAATATGTGACACTAGTGAAATATAAGCCAACTGATATACAATCACAAGACGAAACTGCCTCAAATGTACTGTATGTAGAAAAGGGTTTGTAAGCCATCAGTTGAAAAATAGTATATAGTCTAAATCTACACCCCGGGGCCCTTGGAAAGAATGATCAAAATAAGAAGAGGTCAATTAAAGAATAATTCTTACAGGAAATGAGATTTTAAATCTGAGTCTCGGGAGAAAACCGGCACGTGAATTGCTGAGCTGGAGGGAAGAATATCTCAGATGGGAGATACAGCAGAGTGAGGTAGGGAGTCTGATGCCAAACACAGGCCCTGGGCAAGCTGTGGCCCCTCGAGTTCTGTAAAAGGGGTCCTGGTGTGCTGGGCCAACCTCCTACTGTAAGCAGAAGTTATCCCTCTAACCTTCAGGATCAGATTACTCGAGAGGCTCCCAAGGAAAGGCATAAAGCCCCTTTTGTAGCATGTGTCCTTTTTGCACATTCTCCAAGGCAGAGTAGAGAACGGCACTGTCCTTTCAAGCCCTGACCCtctgcccagggcccaggagcGCAGGAAGTGGTCTGATGGGCCGCGTGGAGGGATCACGCCGCCTTCCGCCTCTCCTCCCACCGTCCACTTCACAGCCAGCTCTTCACCCTTGTGGACGCTGCAGACCCCGGCCTTCCAGACAAGCCAGCTCCAATGCCAGCAGGAAATCCCCCCCAGTCTCCCAGGCAATCTGCTTACGATGAGCCTGTGATTAACCTCATTAACACATGTGTTTACCACGGACATCGTTAGTAGTCAGTCAGACGTTACTCAGAGCCATTAAACACAAGGAGTGCAACCATTAGTCTGCTCCAAGCCCGGGGCCTGGCGCGCCCTTTCTCCAGGCCCTCCAGGGCAGTTAGGCTCCTTAGTCACCAGCTGAGTGCGCCTCGGAAACAAGACCCACATTCAGAGTCTTGCCCTCGGGTGCCTGGAGGATTATGCTCTTGGGCCAGCTATCCAAGGATTGCAGTCCGGGGAATGTAAATACACAGGCTGGACATTCCCTCAGGAAAGAGTCCCTGCCACCCAGGAGGAGAGAAAATATAGTActgacccgggttcaattcctgggtcgggaagatcagctggagaagggatgggctgcccactccagtattcttgggcttcccttgtggcttagctggtaaagaatccacctgcaaggcaggagacctgggttcgatacctggtttgggaagattcccctaaaggggaaggctacccactccagtattctgatctagagaattccatggactatgcagtccatggggtcacaaagagtcagacatggctgagcaacttttactcacTCACTCTGGAAACCTAAGCAGCAGAGCTCTGGACTGGGAAAATCCCTGTCTCTCAGCTGCCTTCAGAAGCTAATTAATGCTGCGATGTAGCTTGCtaattattttaacaatattgctAGTATCACCACCATCCTGCGAGGTCCCCGTGGAGACTCATCCCCTGCTCGAAGTCTTCCCTGTCTTCTGCAGCCCCTGCTGTCCCTCACCTGGCAGGTTTCATCCAGAATCAGCACACACACCTGAAAACCCGAGACCTCCCAGATTAGTTCAGTGTGTGGATCCCAACCCAAGGGCTCAGGGTCAATTCCGTGAGCATAGGAGTCATAACTTACACACAGGACCAACCGCAGAGGTTCTCCACCTGGGGTCCAGAGATTCCCAAGGGAAGGGAGTCAGGGTAGAATTGAAGAAGTCCGTGAATTTGGATGGTGAAAGCACTGCCTATTCACTCTCAGACTCTAACTGAGTATCAGCATAACCACTGATAGGAGTGTGACTTATGAATTTCTCTCCTTTGTTTGTTATGAACGTTTCAGGTTCTTATCTTCTATCACTGTCCCTTCTACAAGCAATACCCCTTCCTGTGGCCTGGAAAGAAGATCCCAGCACCTTGGGCCAACACCACGAGTGTGCGCAAGCTCATCCTCTTCTTGGAGACCACATTGAGTGAGCGCTCCCCCCGTGGCTCCTTCCACGTGTCTCAAGCCATCCTCACGCCCAGAGTGAAGACCATCGCCCGGGGACTGGTTGGCGGCCTCAAGAACACCCTGGTCCACAGGTAGGAATAAGCTTCCTCCCACAAGTGagggttacaaaaaaaaaaatctctttatctTGATTTTCTTCTGAATGAACAGCAGTAAAACTATATACTTTGaagatttaaaataacaaaattccaAAAGCATAGTATTTGAAAAAGCTGCGCACTAGAGGTGACCTGCAGGAACCGTGGCC from Dama dama isolate Ldn47 chromosome 31, ASM3311817v1, whole genome shotgun sequence encodes:
- the PLCXD2 gene encoding PI-PLC X domain-containing protein 2 isoform X1 gives rise to the protein MLAFRKVRRKLRMGTICSPNPSGTKTPEVCNADWMASLPPRLHHVPLSYLAIPGVRLADLEPKAWNPLLHQPLSLLGAVYCDNTLVRRSSQPGNRIRASCISRQIPQSHVESPIYIPVQKQKPVRYPHLEMEPSSHDSFSYWVDEKSPVGPDQTPAIKRLARISFVKKVMKKWSVTQNLTFREQLDAGIRYFDLRVSSKPGDADQEIYFIHGLFGIRVWDGLMEIDSFLTQHPQEIVFLDFNHFYAMDEAHHKRLILRIQEAFGSKLCSACSVESMTLQTLWEKKCQVLIFYHCPFYKQYPFLWPGKKIPAPWANTTSVRKLILFLETTLSERSPRGSFHVSQAILTPRVKTIARGLVGGLKNTLVHRNLPAILDWVKTQKPGAMGVNIITSDFVDLVDFATTVIELNDLLQEDRALAKC
- the PLCXD2 gene encoding PI-PLC X domain-containing protein 2 isoform X2 gives rise to the protein MLAFRKVRRKLRMGTICSPNPSGTKTPEVCNADWMASLPPRLHHVPLSYLAIPGSHDSFSYWVDEKSPVGPDQTPAIKRLARISFVKKVMKKWSVTQNLTFREQLDAGIRYFDLRVSSKPGDADQEIYFIHGLFGIRVWDGLMEIDSFLTQHPQEIVFLDFNHFYAMDEAHHKRLILRIQEAFGSKLCSACSVESMTLQTLWEKKCQVLIFYHCPFYKQYPFLWPGKKIPAPWANTTSVRKLILFLETTLSERSPRGSFHVSQAILTPRVKTIARGLVGGLKNTLVHRNLPAILDWVKTQKPGAMGVNIITSDFVDLVDFATTVIELNDLLQEDRALAKC